The genomic interval TTGCAAAATCAACTAAACTTTACATAATTGTACTAATGaagttatacatttaaaaagatatatattttaataaatagcGACGGTAGgattattttgttgattgagAAGCCTCTGTCACTCGTGCTACTTATTCGGCCGATTGTTCAGATCTTGATTAAATTTATCAACGTGATTaatgacatcgttgttaacattttaaggTGTAATATTTCATGGTGTGCGcatatatctaaataaaaccTGTAAAGCTGAAAttgttgtctcaaatcttgttagacaTACTgtagatcacaagtgtatccatgtACCTTCCGGTGCAATtaagatttaaaagttaacaacaatgtacTTGACAACATTATAAAccttaacaaagttctgaagaATCAGCcaaatgtgtattttatgtagtgtgtgtttaaaaaaaaatgtttaaatacaatgcCGCGTTACACTTTAGCAGTTCACACTTTTACAAACCTTTTCTGATTTATCTAAGAAGTGTATTGCCTGCCTCAACAGCACAGTTAGCTCCTGCCGTGTCTGAAATCAAACATGCAAACCAAGAACACTATATgggttttaaaaaaagatgcacgttccaaaaataattttttaatcgGACATATTTGGTAGAATTATgatattcttataaaaaaatgcaatgccATTTGACTTAATCATAGCTGAAATTCTATGTAAAAATTAATCAATCATTAAGTGCAGAGAAGTTGATGATTCAACAATTCGGGAATACTTCATTGGTATAACGATCTTGAAAGAACTTACGGATTATATCACTTAAACAATCGAACTCATACGCGATACCTTTTTTATATCTGTGGTGGCTACGATAACATTGTTTGTACTTCCATCTTCGCTCTCAGTAACTTCTTCTTGTTTACAAGCTTCTCCCAAGTCCTCAAACACACATTTCAGAATgactttgttttctttaaagtcAAACCCTTTAAAAGTGTGCTTGTGCTTGATTTCGCTCAGACGGGATCTAACCTCCGAAACCCCTTTCTCAAATTTTCTACACGTTAGGTACAGGTATCCAGCCATATTATTGTCAACAAATTCAtcaatctttcttttttcattttcacacCACGTGCTGGTTTCATTACACGTAATAGTTATACGAGAAAAGGTGCTCAGGTTTTCGtcatatttctttcttatttcatCTCGTATGCCACTTGTTAGTTCATCGACACGTTGTTTAATTTGATTCCCTAATTCCATACATGCCATCACACATTTATCAGCACTTTTCTTGTTGTTATCATTACTGTGTTCTGCGTCTTCTCTCACAAGTTGAATTTCATCTTTAACCTCCATCAGCACAGATTTCATGTTTTTGACTTTCTCGCAATCAATGGTAACTCCTTCATGCAGCAAATCAACAACATCTTTTCCACACGAAAGATGTTCCGAATGAAGACATCGGCCACAAATCATGGAATCATGAACATTACACAGAAATATAGCTCTCTCTGTCGGATGCTGCTTACATCTTTCTTCTGTGATGTCCCGTAATATGACTTTtggattttcattattttcctCATTCATACTGACATTGTGAGTTTGAAACACCTTTCCTGTCTTGTGAATATCTATACAAGATTCTCCAACGTATCCGCAGGTTTCGCAATATCCAACTGCATTTTCCTTACAACACATTTCACACTGAATCTGCTTTGATGCCATGTCCTTTGCTAATGCaggtttaaatatgataaatgaagCTAAACGTTCTTTTATGCGCAAGTGTGATTTGTGGGTTGACGTTAtgaatttttgtcaaataataataacagaTTAGTAACAATCTGTATCAATCGCTGTTTCAATGAATAAATCACTTTATTGGCATTTTAAATATTGGACTGTTTAAAGAAcgattattttgtatttgaaagttcCATGTATATCTACACCAATGTTTAAGATATTGAACTTATACGTATGCAATGTGCATGATGGAAGAGATtctattttactttaaatatatttctgatcgataaatacagaaaaaacaacagtaaacatACAACGttgttatataaacatttcatttttacatatgTTGTATCATATTTTCAGTAAGCTGATTGTATGTCCACGCCATGACAACAAGAGACACAGAATCCATAACATGATTCTTACGCCATTATCTAAATAGGAACAGCAAACATACTTATACTTCTATAAACACTAATCTATATGAATTATTCTCGAGCCTATCTCCTGTGCTGAAACCAGTAATGTGTTCTTTTTGAAAGGCAAAGAGAACGTTCCCCTAgtggggctcgaactcacaacaTCTATGGTGAAAGTCATATCTACATCCGTCTGCCATATGGTATCTGCCTCGCTACGCAagctttaaattttaattacatCCGCCTACCATAGAGTATCCGCCTCACTCCTGCAGCTTCCAATTTGATCTACATCCGTCTACCATAAGGTATCCACCTCTCTCCTGCAGCTTCCAATCTGACCTACATCAGCCTACCATAGGATATCCGCATCACTCCTGCAGCTTCCAATTTGATATACATCCGCCTATCATAGGGTATCCGCCTCACTCCTGCAGCTTACAAATTGATCTACATCCGCCTACCATAGGGTATCTGCCTCACTAATGCAGCTTCCAAATTGATCTACATCCGCCTATCATGGAGTATCTGCCTCACTAATGCAGCTTCCAATCCAATTTACATCCGCATACCATAAGGTATTAGCATTATGCCTTCAGCTTCCAATCTGATCTACATCCGTCTACCATAAGGTATCCACCTCTCTCATGCAGCTTCCAATCTGAACTACATCCGCCTACCATAGGATATCTGCCTCACTCCTGCAACTTCCAATCTGATCTACATTCGCTTACCATAGCGTATCCGCCTCACTCATGCAGCTTCCAATCTAATCCACATTCGCCTACCATATGGTATCTGCCTCACTAATGCAGCTTCCAATCTAATCTACATTCGCCTACCATAGGGTATCTGCCTCACTAATGCAGCTTCCAATCTAATCTACATCCGCCTACCATAGGGTATCCGCCTCACTACTGCAGCTTCCAATCTCATCTACATCCGCCTACCATAGGGTATCCGCCTCACTAATTCAGCTTCCAATCTAATCTACATCAGCCTACCATAGGGTATCTGCCTTACTTATGCAGCTTCCAATCTCATCTGCATCCGCCTACCATAGGGTATCTGCCTCAATAATGTAGCTTCCAATCTCATCTGCATCCGCCTACCATAGGGTATCTGCCCCATTAATGCAGCTTCCAATCTCATCTGCATCCGCCTACCATAGGGTATCTGCCCCATTAATGCAGCTTCCAATCTCATCTGCATCCGCCTACCATAGGGTACCTGCCTCACAAATTCAGCTTCCAATCTAAAATACATCCGCCTACCATATGGTATCTGCCCCAATAATGCAGCTTCCAATCTCATCTGCATCCGCCGACCATAGGGTATCTGCCCCACTAATGCAGCTTCCAATCTAATCTACATCCGCCTACCATAGGTATCTGCCTCACCAATGCAGCTTCCAATCTAATATACATCCGCCTACCATAGGGTATCCGCCTCACTACTGCAGCTTCCAATCTCATTTACATCCGCCTACCATAGGGTATCCGCCTCACTAATTCAGCTTCCAATATAATCTACATCAGCCTACCATAAGGTATCTGCCTTACTTATGCAGCTTCCAATCTCATCTGCATCCGCCTACCATAGGGTATCTGCCTCATTAATGCAGCTTCCAATCTCATCTGCATCCGCCTACCATAGGGTATCTGCCCCATTAATGCAGCTTTCAATCTCATCTGCATCCGCCTACCATAGGGTATCTGCCTCACTAATGCAGCTTCCAATCTCATCTGCATCCGCCTACCATAGGTATCTGCCTCACTAATTCAGCTTCCAATCTAATATACATCCGTTTACCATAGGGTATCTGCGGTActcttttaaaagtaatttactACCCGAATTATTTAATAGTATTCAACGAACGCGAATTGCATACGGAGCAATCATGAAGCTACTTTTGAGCGTTCGGTGCAATGACCTAGTTACGTCCCAGTTCGAAAAAGGGTTATATGAACCTAGACGCGAATAGAACCGGTCCACAGACCTCCATCTTCATACATTTCTTATAAAGATTACACAAAATAGTGCACTAAAGTTATTTGTGTCCTTTAGATACGCGTCTTAGGTTCCAACCGGTGTAGGAAGTTAAGGAATTTTCACTCATTTCTACTGAATCTATtgttatatactatatatatatatatatatatatatatatatatatatatatatatatatatatatatatatataaggttaTTCTGAATAAAACtcaatatttactttcaatCATGTCATGGACACCTTTGCCTATACCACTGtagtaaataaagaaatattcaatttaaataagaaaacattaaagatattaattttgattaagAAGCAATAATCAAAtcccaatcatttaaaaaaagatccTACAAAACAACAGCAAATCATTAGCAACTAGAtgtattatacaaacatgaatcTAAGCAATCGTAGTTCAGAATgtaaaatttaatgtatttctgGCTTGCAATTACCAATGCCATTTCATCGATTTTGGTAGCATTTTGTATCACCTATCATCATTAAAGCCGCCGAAACGTTTGATTCgatcttatttaaaattaaaacaatactaagACTAAAACCCAAACTTTAGCACAAGTCACTTCAGTCGTCACatctaattgaaataatatataatgaatgAATATAAAGTGTTGAAAATTGagtattaaaatcaaatgaattatttggATGTTAAAGTCGTAAATACCGTATACTCCCTGAAGACCGCGGACAACCAAACTACATTCGGGATGGTTCAGAGGTAGAAAGCCCCCCTCCCGACCAAGATGTCCCGGGTTCGATCCTTGGTAAGGGGAACGTTATTGTGGCCTCTCATATGGACACTGAATACTAGTGAATTTAACCCAGGAAGCGGACTCgagaatgtttaaaataagctgTTAGCTTTCTACACAATCGAGCTGAATTAATTTGGTATAAACTTACCCAACTGCATTGTATTCAGAATCAAGTTACTTccttgtttaagaaaaaatcttTTCTGGCTTTTTACGCTTAAAACAGATATGTTTCATCATTTGGAACACATGTATTCAAATACTGAACACACTCAAACATATTCTTCTTTTTAAACCTATCGATAATAAATATTAAGGTTAAAATCGTAAAAAcacatcaatattaaaatactaCATCAAAACCAAAGCTTCTGCATCGatcttatttaatttcaaaatactatAACGTTAGCGCAATTCACTCAAGTCGTCACAGCttagtgaaatatattttagtttgaatttaaaatgataacaaaaccGTATTAACCAAATAAATAATGTGGATTTCAAAATCGTACCAAATAATATCTGAAGACCGGGAAAACCAACCTGCATTGTATTCAGAAGTGAATTACTTCCTTGTTTAAGTCAGATATCCTTGCGTAAAACGCTTATGTGTTTgagtttaaaaacacatttatccAAAAATATTGCACACACCTATTTACAACAGTTATGAGGTTTAAACACATGCAAgcatatcaatataaacaactGACGTTATTTACTAAGGGAGCAGTAAACAGCTTTGGTAGGAGACGATAATCAGTGTCTTCTTAACATAAACGAAATGCTTAAAGAAATGATTTTAACCGCTTTCGATAGTTAACTGCTTTAAACTTTAGTCAATACATAACGATGACACTGTATAACGATACAAGAGCTAACATCAACCTGATGATATTGGaaaataaagtataataaaacacacaataacTAATATACTAACTTCAAGTGTTGTTTCTTTAAAGTGCTGGGCCGTTTCTTCAAGGATCATAGGAACAGTTAAATATCTAGGAGAGAGTTTCAACAGTATTGttttcctaaatgaatttcaattCAACGTTTATCCTTATTGTTTATCCATGTGCATGGACTTACTGTTCACATATTTTCATAGTGTATGAatatacaacattattttgtttataataataaattatagttaATAACTATATGACATGGAAGCCAGATGTCGACGACGGTCTTTGAAGGAATCTCTTAACCAACAAGTATATCACGATCCCACTAAGACATGCAACAACATTTACCATGACTCCTTTAGCAACAGGAATTTTCAAACCTATATTGGCAACTTCTGAATTGTTCACAGGGAATAATTGATGACTTTAAATAATTGTGAATCGCTAAATTTtaactatataatatatttatatatcattactTCTACTAGAATTATTTCGCGAAAGTTTATTGACTTACAAAGCAATTTAATCCGACATCAGTGGGACGTTTTATGCAGAATTCTAAAGAGtgtaaaaactgttttgaaaacctTTTAGCAGTAAAACTGCAATGTTGAAACCCTCTCCTAGGTATGGATTTGCTCTTATGATCCTTGTAGAAACGACCCAGCACTTTACAAAATGGTATTGTTAAGCCAACAAGTTACAATAAGTATTAACTTATGTGTAAAGACATAATTCTCACATtctaatgttttaatgtcaAAGAACATTTAATATTATCGAATAATGGTGAATGAAAATTATTGGAATCGGAATCATTTGATTGGAGTAAAGATACCTTTTATAACAAGGGAGTGTGTAGATGGTGCTGTTGATTAGcttgcatatataaataaaaaagggtaCCACATCGTATATGTACATGCTGTTTACGACCACGAAGGTATAACATAAACAGTTTTTTCATCTAAACATTCTAAATACCTGCGTCTTAAGAAACGCTTTCTCAAACAGTTTTTGACAACTCGTCCTAGACCCAAACGGTCATACAATTTTAAACTCACCCACTGATCGATGAACATATCAATTTGTCCAGCGTGTGAAAGTTGTCATGCACGAAAACGTCGGATCTCTGCAAAAGGCTCCAGCGAGATAACAGGAGTCTGGAACACGGGGTGCTTATCGGTGATAGAGTCTGGGACACGGGGTGCTTCTCGGTGATAGAGTCTGGAACACAGGGTGCTTCTCGGTGATAGAGTCTGGAACACGGGGTGCTTCTCGGTGATAGAGTCTGGAACACGGGGTGCTTCTCGGTGATAGAGTCTGGAACACGGGGTGCTTCTCGGTGATAGAGTCTGGAACACGGGGTGCTTCTCGGTGATAGTGGGTAAGTAGCATATctcatattaaataaacaaaatgtcaaaacatgaaTTCAGTGGCCATCTAGAACTTGGCATTAGAGGGGGTGTCACTTCTGGAAGCAGCTTTTCATGTGCGCCGCGATCCCCATTAGTAAAAGAGATATATAGTTTAAATGGAGAAAGGGGGTTCGGGATACTCCCCAATTTAAAGTTTAGCCTTTTTTGTAGCAGCTGTTTCCATTCTTCTTAATCtttaatattgacataaatCAAGTTAGGGGAGTGTGGTTATAATTGTTTAGTAAAAGATAAGTAaaacatcttgctttctgacttgtgaatattgctttctgacttgtatctcttgctttctgacttgtatGCCTTGAACTCTGACTTGTGAATCTTGCTTTCTGACATGTAtgtcttgctttctgacttgtacatcttgatTTCTGACTGGTATATCTTGCTTTCTGCCTTGTAtgtcttgctttctgacttgtctatcttgctttctgacttgtacatcttgctttctgacttgtatatcttgctttctgacttgtgaATCTAGCTTTTTGACTTGTGAATCTAGCTTTTTGACTTGTAtttcttgctttctgacttgtatGTCTTgctttttgtcttgaaaatcttgctttctgacttgtgaATCTAGCTTTCTGACTCGTAtgtcttgctttctgacttgtatgtcttgctttctgacttgtatatcttgctttctgacttgtgaATCTAGCTTTCTGACTTGTATGTCATGCTTTCTGACTTGtgcatcttgctttctgacttgaaCATCTTACTTTCTGTCTTGTTAGACTACAAAGTAGCCTTTAGAAATATTGGTTAAAAAAGAGAGAAGCTTATAAGTCtggcctccgggtaggcgtatttatgtTGCGATAAAAGTGATATAAACTTACTTACCAGATCAAAAAATCCTTCGAAAacacaattatcaaataaagtatgaacaaactacagggacaagctcatAAAGGAAGTAATCATATCATAACGCTGTTAAGATGCACACGGTAAGGGCACACCAAACTCAAGGCAAAAACGTACCACACACacatcaaaattaatatatgccgtaaaaacttatattttcatttataaaaataaacacttgcAATATGCAGTTCACTTCGTCTTTTAATTAGTTCAAAacttaaaccttttttttctacaaatgtAACAAAATCATACACACATACTATTACAAattcatatcaaaacaaaagaaaacaaaactttcCGTCTAATAGGTTTGACCTGTCTAATCGTTTTCGTTTTAtgcatacatacacataaaacattaacagaAACTGTAGAACATTATTATATACGCTGGCTGATTTCGTTTTCCCTTGGTTGAGAGCATCCCTGGGTTAGGTTGGTGATcgctttaaaacaaattattcatttgttgAAGTTATGATTCcatgaaattataattattatattataggGCATTCAGTTTGTCGAGTTAATGTAATTTAAGTATGTACTTAggttttacatacatatattaatcaTCGTCCATATCagaatgtataaatataaagaatattaGGTTAGTGCcttggatggaggaagtttatctagCAAGGCGGGGAAATTTATCGAATGAGCCGAAGGCACTAGCCTAGAagtctatttatcctgttacttcgtttaattaaacactataaaaaacctaaaaattattaagtatctttaaaagtaagatgaccaactgtttttccctgttgacgtcatgACTCTGTattcatgtttaaatcgcccccacaatagttcttaaaactgatcaacttttttcaatacgTTTATATTCTAAGTCATTGCATTTatatacgtcaatatcaattcgaAACATAAAAAGCGTTTACACGTGCATAAGCATGGATCAGTCTCCAAATATTAtctgatgtaacaattattccgcaagtcacaaagtacagtacacaggtcaagattctagatcacgagtgtttacaaacaatagccccatattaaatggatttaattcatgctgatagtgttggatgttcaAAACTGCACCGGCAAAAGGAAAATTTATATCTGTTGTAAGTGAgtttttgtcattcaccacagaaatggacaaaactatcgacgagtatcGTTTAATTCTGTTTTACAGTTTCTAtcatttgcgggtggggtaagatattcacatcacatgtagattttcaggtcgattgttttgccagtgtcattaatttgcataatgatCGGTATTTATGGTCGAATTATTGTTGAGGTCGCCTGTTTGTGgtccattgataagatactaaaacattatttgtgctgTTCCTCTGACATTGCATAATATagaaaagaagttcgttttcgcggtcacatgaccacctgacaGTAGATagacatcacgtggtctactatccttatgaactaaaatttacacggcaccttgttattggatcGATATGTATGCAAGCGACAggataaaaaagtatatagaGTTTATAGAGATCGTATAACATATAAGTCATAAAAGGTAATTTCATTTGATAATGCTGATAGAACCAAGATAACGTCATTTccttataaatacattattctGTCATTATATTACGCAGGTTCTTGACGCCGGCTACAGCTTACTTGAAACAATTAGTTTTCAAGATTATTCTTCTACCCGATGTTTCTCTCACTTGGTCAGCAGCATAACCTGttttttatatgcacattaatAATATCAACTTAATATGATGCAAAAggaaataataacattttaataatatatatacgctattgtgtttttttagtaTCACATAACAGGTTCCTCGGGCCGGTCGTAGTTTATTTCAAGAAGTTAAGTTTCAATATCTCCTCGTGTCCCGTTTTTCTCACACGTGCTTTTACAACAAGTTCCGTTCCGCCAAACATGAATGTTGTATCGTCATTGAGCTCAACGAGAGGAAGGTCCCGGGGCAGCCCTGTCACCAGCTCCCCGAGCATCTCACAGCCGGGGTCGGTCACGTACACGGGGTTCTCGGCTGTCGTCCGGTAGATGGGTGTGTATATCGTATATCCCATAGGAGAGTATCTCTTGGTTCTTTCGTCCTCAATGGAAACTTCATCGTTCACGCGAACGAACACAGAGAAGCATTGACTGGCGTGCAATTTTCCGTATACACCTAAGCATTTTTGTCCTCGCTATGAATCTTTTCATCATAAAGCGAACTCACTTCAATTTCGTACGTGTATTTCATAACCCTTGATGTGATGATCGCTGGGTTGTGCCCAAACCTGACGGCTCCTTTCAACACGGCGAGACCCGCCTCACCAGGGACGATCAGTCGCTTGTCTAGGAGTTCAA from Mya arenaria isolate MELC-2E11 chromosome 7, ASM2691426v1 carries:
- the LOC128240018 gene encoding paramyosin-like — translated: MASKQIQCEMCCKENAVGYCETCGYVGESCIDIHKTGKVFQTHNVSMNEENNENPKVILRDITEERCKQHPTERAIFLCNVHDSMICGRCLHSEHLSCGKDVVDLLHEGVTIDCEKVKNMKSVLMEVKDEIQLVREDAEHSNDNNKKSADKCVMACMELGNQIKQRVDELTSGIRDEIRKKYDENLSTFSRITITCNETSTWCENEKRKIDEFVDNNMAGYLYLTCRKFEKGVSEVRSRLSEIKHKHTFKGFDFKENKVILKCVFEDLGEACKQEEVTESEDGSTNNVIVATTDIKKTRQELTVLLRQAIHFLDKSEKTRKALCDELKNVKQHLDNSEKARRAFEQELLKGKQGIEHSERARQKLCDELKQVKQELDSSEKLRLNMEVELKQTKEALAQVEREKVIVQTRLSHINKHFNWTQPTGTVEVKISKDEYCYSIIVLVFTFPDGIQTTNHPSPGNPIQGGTFKGRLISDCEGQLICRMLKAAFRRGRLFNLGKEGKVVLDGVSLYNDNV